In Penaeus monodon isolate SGIC_2016 chromosome 43, NSTDA_Pmon_1, whole genome shotgun sequence, one DNA window encodes the following:
- the LOC119568120 gene encoding ankyrin repeat and LEM domain-containing protein 1-like, which translates to MMMTDAEKFQCFISAIFYIGKGSRGRPYYHLYEAIKSLENGKKKNKKIERIHDIWSEGVGVISLHVFQNTIPVEAWTREAAMITAIGLGNLSNSIQGTFYGLPSTWRWAERRRLGTHLLWRTLQIFLQEGERQLRPSDVTLPAWMK; encoded by the exons ATGATGATGACGGATGCAGAGAAGTTTCAGTGTTTCATCTCCGCCATCTTCTACATCGGCAAAGGGTCAAGGGGCAGGCCTTACTACCATCTCTACGAGGCCATCAAGAgcctggaaaatggcaaaaag AAAAACAAGAAGATTGAGCGAATCCATGACATATGGTCCGAAGGCGTTGGCGTGATCTCCTTGCACGTCTTCCAGAACACCATTCCAGTTGAAGCCTGGACAAGGGAAGCGGCAATGATAACTGCCATAG GGCTTGGCAACCTCAGCAACAGCATCCAGGGCACCTTCTATGGGCTGCCAAGCACCTGGCGATGGGCTGAGCGAAGGCGCCTGGGAACGCATCTCCTGTGGCGGACACTCCAGATCTTCCTgcaggaaggggagagacagcTTAGGCCCTCCGACGTCACATTACCTGCGTGGATGAAGTGA